One genomic segment of Dysosmobacter sp. Marseille-Q4140 includes these proteins:
- a CDS encoding MBL fold metallo-hydrolase yields the protein MKIVTLLENTACKDGLCAAHGLSLYIETPRHKILFDMGPNDGFLTNAKALGVDLAAVDTAVLSHGHYDHGGGLAAFCEANSRAEVLIHMDAFGDFYATNEGREPRYIGLDPELWQIESRVLPTGGLLRLDDELTLFADEGEDFPALAASAALQVRTEEGFRPDDFAHEQNLLIQAGGKAVLICGCAHRGVVNIRDRAAQLLGRMPDAVIGGFHFFELTPGPDADRLIDDTGRALLAGETVYYTGHCTGAYAYERLSAILGQRLRPLSGGAVVEI from the coding sequence ATGAAGATCGTGACCCTGCTGGAAAACACCGCCTGCAAGGACGGGCTCTGCGCCGCCCACGGGCTGAGTTTGTACATCGAGACGCCCCGCCACAAGATTCTCTTCGACATGGGGCCCAACGACGGCTTCCTGACCAACGCGAAAGCCCTGGGGGTGGACCTGGCGGCGGTGGACACCGCCGTGCTCTCCCACGGCCACTATGACCACGGCGGGGGGCTTGCCGCCTTCTGCGAGGCCAACTCCCGGGCGGAGGTGCTGATCCACATGGACGCCTTCGGGGACTTTTACGCGACCAATGAGGGGAGGGAGCCCCGGTACATCGGCCTGGACCCGGAGCTGTGGCAGATCGAGAGCCGGGTGCTGCCCACCGGCGGCCTCCTGCGGCTGGACGACGAGCTGACCCTCTTTGCCGACGAGGGGGAGGACTTCCCGGCCCTGGCGGCCTCCGCCGCCCTCCAGGTGCGGACGGAGGAGGGCTTCCGGCCCGACGACTTCGCCCACGAGCAGAACCTGCTGATCCAGGCAGGGGGGAAGGCGGTGCTGATCTGCGGCTGCGCCCACCGGGGCGTGGTGAACATCCGGGACCGGGCGGCGCAGCTGCTGGGCCGGATGCCGGACGCGGTGATCGGCGGGTTCCACTTCTTTGAGCTGACGCCGGGGCCCGACGCCGACCGGCTCATCGACGACACCGGCCGGGCCCTGCTGGCGGGGGAGACGGTGTACTACACCGGCCACTGCACCGGGGCCTACGCCTATGAGCGCCTGTCCGCCATTCTGGGCCAGCGTCTGCGGCCCCTGAGCGGCGGCGCGGTGGTGGAGATCTGA
- the mutS gene encoding DNA mismatch repair protein MutS, with protein MAELTPMMKQYLEIKRDNPDSILFFRLGDFYEMFADDAKLASRELDLTLTSRDHGKHQKPAEEQIPMCGIPYHASEAYIARLIAKGYKVAICEQMEDPATAKGLVKRDIIRVVTPGTVMDAACLEDKASNFLCGIYIDERCAGAAFCDITTGKAHLTGFTGKERVEHVVNELGRFSPAEAVVNDGAAAERSLTDALREKFRCRVEKSGEGRFRLAEAEKNIRRQFGEEALAALPKSNPAAAMALGGLLNYLYETQKTDLSHINDLDYYEQGAFMELDLTARRNLELTETLRSKEKKGTLLWVLDKTRTPMGGRMLRSWLERPLLTVTAICKRSAAVAALVEDTVAREELTAALTGLGDMERLMGRIVYGTAGGRDMASLRSAMERLPAIRVQLERFQDRRLTELLAALDPLEDLAAQIADAICDQPPFSVREGGFIRDGYNAEVDRLRQILTGGKGIIAQMEAQEKEKTGIRTLKIGFNKVFGYYIEVSKSFAGQVPDTYIRKQTLVNGERYITQELKDLEHEILTASDRVTALEYELFTALRQAVTAQSERVQRTAAAVAEVDALVSLAAVAVRNHYCRPTVDESGVLEIHQGRHPVVEQMLRDSLFVPNDTFMGAKEDRVAIITGPNMAGKSTYMRQVALIVLMAQIGSFVPAASARIGVVDRIFTRIGASDDLSAGQSTFMVEMTEVADILRHATKHSLLILDEIGRGTSTFDGMSIARAVLEYCADRKLLGAKTLFATHYHELTELENTLPGAVNYNIAVKARGDEIVFLRKILPGGADRSYGIEVASLAGLPDKVIQRAKTVLRELEEENGVQYVAARKEDDQVSLTAIGEGEVLDALRRCQPDTLTPIEAMSLIYEWKQKLR; from the coding sequence ATGGCAGAACTGACCCCCATGATGAAGCAATATCTGGAGATCAAGCGGGACAACCCGGACTCCATTCTCTTTTTCCGCCTGGGCGACTTCTACGAGATGTTCGCCGACGACGCGAAGCTTGCCTCCAGGGAGCTGGACCTGACGCTGACCTCCCGGGACCACGGCAAGCACCAGAAGCCCGCGGAGGAGCAGATCCCCATGTGCGGCATCCCCTACCACGCCAGCGAGGCCTACATTGCCCGGCTCATCGCCAAGGGCTACAAGGTGGCCATCTGCGAGCAGATGGAGGACCCGGCCACGGCCAAGGGTCTGGTGAAGCGGGACATCATCCGGGTGGTGACCCCCGGCACCGTCATGGACGCCGCCTGCCTGGAGGACAAGGCCTCCAACTTCCTCTGCGGCATCTATATCGACGAGCGCTGCGCCGGCGCCGCCTTCTGCGACATCACCACCGGCAAGGCCCACCTGACCGGCTTCACCGGCAAGGAGCGGGTGGAGCACGTGGTCAACGAGCTGGGGCGGTTCTCCCCGGCGGAGGCCGTGGTCAACGACGGCGCCGCCGCTGAGAGGAGCCTCACCGACGCTCTGCGGGAGAAGTTCCGCTGCCGGGTGGAGAAGAGCGGCGAGGGCCGCTTCCGTCTGGCGGAGGCGGAGAAGAACATCCGCCGCCAGTTCGGGGAGGAGGCCCTGGCCGCCCTGCCCAAGTCCAACCCGGCGGCGGCCATGGCCCTGGGCGGCCTTTTGAACTACCTGTACGAGACCCAGAAAACGGACCTCAGCCACATCAACGACCTGGACTACTACGAGCAGGGCGCCTTCATGGAGCTGGACCTGACGGCCCGGCGGAACCTGGAGCTGACGGAGACCCTGCGCAGCAAGGAGAAGAAGGGAACCCTCCTGTGGGTCCTGGACAAGACCCGGACCCCCATGGGCGGGCGGATGCTGCGAAGCTGGCTGGAGCGGCCGCTGCTGACCGTCACCGCCATCTGCAAGCGCAGCGCCGCCGTGGCGGCATTGGTGGAGGACACCGTGGCCCGGGAGGAGCTGACCGCCGCCCTGACGGGCCTGGGGGACATGGAGCGCCTCATGGGCCGCATTGTCTACGGCACCGCCGGCGGGCGGGACATGGCCTCCCTGCGCTCCGCCATGGAGCGCCTGCCCGCCATCCGCGTCCAGCTGGAGCGGTTCCAGGACCGGCGGCTGACGGAGCTGCTGGCGGCCCTGGACCCCCTGGAGGACCTGGCGGCGCAGATCGCCGATGCCATCTGCGACCAGCCGCCCTTCTCCGTCCGGGAGGGAGGCTTCATCCGGGACGGCTACAACGCCGAGGTGGACCGCCTGCGGCAGATCCTCACCGGCGGAAAGGGCATCATCGCCCAGATGGAGGCCCAGGAGAAGGAAAAGACCGGCATCCGCACCTTGAAGATCGGCTTCAACAAGGTGTTCGGCTACTATATCGAGGTGTCCAAGTCCTTTGCTGGCCAGGTGCCGGACACCTACATCCGCAAGCAGACGCTGGTCAACGGTGAGCGGTACATCACCCAGGAGCTCAAGGACCTGGAGCACGAGATTTTGACCGCCTCGGACCGGGTGACGGCGCTGGAATACGAGCTGTTTACGGCCCTGCGTCAGGCCGTCACCGCTCAGAGCGAGCGGGTCCAGCGGACCGCCGCCGCCGTGGCGGAGGTGGACGCGCTGGTGTCGTTGGCCGCCGTGGCGGTGCGGAACCACTACTGCCGCCCCACCGTGGACGAGTCCGGGGTCCTGGAGATCCACCAGGGCCGCCACCCGGTGGTGGAGCAGATGCTCCGGGACAGCCTCTTCGTCCCCAACGACACCTTCATGGGCGCCAAGGAGGACCGGGTGGCCATCATCACGGGACCCAACATGGCGGGCAAGTCCACCTATATGCGGCAGGTGGCCCTGATCGTCCTCATGGCCCAGATCGGGTCCTTTGTCCCGGCGGCCAGCGCCCGGATCGGCGTGGTGGACCGGATCTTCACCCGCATCGGCGCCAGCGACGACCTGTCCGCCGGACAGTCCACCTTCATGGTGGAGATGACGGAGGTGGCGGACATCCTGCGCCACGCCACGAAACACTCCCTGCTGATCCTGGACGAGATCGGCCGGGGCACCTCCACCTTCGACGGCATGTCCATCGCCCGGGCGGTGCTGGAGTACTGCGCCGACCGCAAGCTCCTGGGGGCCAAGACCCTCTTCGCCACCCACTACCACGAACTGACCGAGCTGGAGAACACCCTGCCCGGGGCGGTGAACTACAACATCGCCGTCAAGGCCCGGGGGGACGAGATCGTGTTTTTGCGCAAGATCCTGCCCGGCGGCGCCGACCGCAGCTACGGCATCGAGGTGGCGTCTCTCGCGGGATTGCCGGACAAGGTGATCCAGCGGGCCAAGACGGTGCTGCGTGAGCTGGAGGAGGAGAACGGCGTGCAGTACGTGGCGGCCCGGAAGGAGGACGACCAGGTGTCCCTGACCGCCATTGGCGAAGGAGAGGTCCTGGACGCTCTGCGCCGCTGCCAGCCGGACACGCTGACGCCCATCGAGGCCATGAGCCTCATCTACGAGTGGAAGCAGAAGCTCCGCTGA
- a CDS encoding helix-turn-helix transcriptional regulator: protein MREKRKISQKELAKAIGISVHAYQRFEYGEQEPRLSVLVALADFYGLTLDELVCRERSQP, encoded by the coding sequence CTGCGGGAAAAGAGAAAAATCTCCCAGAAGGAGCTTGCCAAAGCCATTGGCATCAGCGTCCACGCCTACCAGCGGTTCGAGTACGGGGAACAGGAGCCCCGGCTGTCCGTGCTGGTGGCCCTGGCCGATTTTTACGGCCTGACCCTGGACGAGCTGGTCTGCCGGGAAAGGAGCCAACCATGA
- a CDS encoding RluA family pseudouridine synthase, with amino-acid sequence MDERILTAAPEDAGKRLDAFLAETLPELTRSAAARLCQEGQVTAGGKPLAKNARLSGGETIAVTLPDPEPMEAVAQDIPLDVVYEDADVIVVNKPKGLVVHPAPGHPDGTLVNALLHHCGDSLSGVGGALRPGIVHRIDRDTSGLIIAAKNDFAHQKLSAQLQDHTLARIYRCIVAGKLREDTGTVDAPIGRCPTDRKKMAVVANGRSAVTHWTVLERFQGFTYVECRLETGRTHQIRVHMASIGHPILGDTVYGAKKAVPGLQGQCLHAVGLRFLHPRTGEAVELWCDLPEEFQAQLRKLEKRT; translated from the coding sequence ATGGATGAGCGGATCCTGACCGCCGCCCCGGAAGACGCCGGCAAGCGGCTGGACGCCTTTTTGGCGGAGACTCTGCCGGAGCTGACCCGCTCCGCCGCCGCACGCCTGTGCCAGGAGGGGCAGGTGACCGCCGGGGGCAAGCCCCTGGCGAAAAACGCCCGTCTCAGCGGGGGAGAGACCATCGCCGTCACCCTGCCGGACCCGGAGCCCATGGAGGCCGTGGCCCAGGACATCCCGCTGGACGTGGTGTACGAGGACGCCGACGTGATCGTGGTCAACAAGCCCAAGGGGCTGGTGGTCCACCCGGCCCCCGGCCACCCGGACGGAACGCTGGTCAACGCCCTGCTCCACCACTGCGGGGACTCCCTCTCCGGCGTGGGCGGAGCGCTGCGGCCCGGCATCGTCCACCGGATCGACCGGGACACCTCCGGCCTCATCATCGCCGCCAAGAACGACTTCGCCCACCAAAAGCTCTCCGCCCAGCTCCAGGACCACACCCTTGCCCGGATCTACCGCTGCATCGTGGCGGGGAAACTCCGGGAGGATACGGGCACCGTGGACGCCCCCATCGGCCGCTGCCCCACGGACCGGAAGAAGATGGCCGTAGTGGCAAACGGCCGCAGCGCCGTGACCCACTGGACCGTGCTGGAGCGGTTTCAGGGCTTCACTTATGTGGAGTGCCGCCTGGAGACCGGCCGCACCCACCAGATCCGGGTCCACATGGCGAGCATCGGCCACCCCATTCTGGGCGACACGGTGTACGGCGCCAAAAAGGCCGTCCCCGGCCTCCAGGGCCAGTGCCTCCACGCCGTGGGCCTGCGGTTCCTCCACCCCCGGACCGGGGAGGCGGTGGAGCTCTGGTGCGACCTGCCGGAGGAATTTCAGGCCCAGCTGCGAAAGCTGGAAAAACGGACGTAA
- a CDS encoding AEC family transporter, with amino-acid sequence MNFFDVLGEMLVILFAIVAGFAAKRLGYLGGETDQKLSKLLLNITMPSMILASVITGDELPEAGVILSVLEVGAVFYVLSFAVALAVPRFLPGTPAQKGVWRYALSFPNVGFIGYPVAMALFGREALFYAVVLALPFNVLSYSLGPLMLAGMARFRWKQLLSPCIVASVGALVLALTRLRLPALAGEMLDFVGSITVPLSLLVVGSFLADIPAGQVFRSAKLWLLSILRLLVLPVVLWAILRTMGTDDLVLGIAVTQIAMPVAVNGTLLSMEYGGDTASMAQITFLTTLGSILTIPMIAALLL; translated from the coding sequence ATGAATTTTTTTGACGTGCTGGGCGAGATGCTGGTGATCCTCTTTGCCATTGTGGCGGGCTTTGCCGCCAAACGGCTGGGCTATCTGGGCGGCGAGACGGACCAGAAGCTCAGCAAGCTGCTGCTGAACATCACCATGCCCTCTATGATCCTGGCCTCGGTTATCACCGGCGACGAGCTGCCGGAGGCGGGGGTGATCCTCTCCGTGCTGGAGGTAGGGGCGGTCTTTTACGTGCTGTCCTTTGCCGTGGCGCTGGCCGTGCCCCGCTTTCTGCCGGGCACGCCCGCCCAGAAGGGCGTGTGGCGCTATGCGCTGTCGTTCCCCAATGTGGGCTTTATCGGGTACCCTGTGGCGATGGCCCTGTTCGGCCGGGAGGCCCTCTTCTACGCCGTGGTCCTGGCGCTGCCGTTCAATGTGCTCTCTTACAGCCTGGGTCCCCTGATGCTGGCGGGCATGGCCCGGTTCCGCTGGAAGCAGCTGCTCAGCCCCTGCATCGTGGCCTCCGTGGGCGCTCTGGTGCTGGCTCTGACCCGGCTGCGTCTCCCCGCTCTGGCGGGCGAGATGCTGGACTTCGTGGGCTCCATCACCGTGCCGCTGTCCCTGCTGGTGGTGGGCTCCTTCCTGGCGGACATCCCGGCAGGGCAGGTGTTCCGCTCCGCCAAGCTGTGGCTGCTGTCCATTCTGCGGCTGCTGGTGCTGCCGGTGGTGCTGTGGGCCATCCTGCGGACCATGGGCACCGACGATCTGGTGCTGGGCATCGCCGTGACCCAGATCGCCATGCCGGTGGCCGTGAACGGGACTCTTCTGAGCATGGAGTACGGCGGCGACACCGCCTCCATGGCCCAGATCACCTTCCTGACCACCCTGGGCTCCATCCTGACCATTCCGATGATCGCGGCGCTGCTGCTCTGA
- a CDS encoding HAD family hydrolase, whose product MLDAILWDYDGTIADTPVKNLAVTKAVLFRLDPALLDPVPQALRSLAAYREANYRWNNWRELYVRAFGVPPERLDEAGRLWGPCQLADETLPPLFEGLPEALAQLGSVPMGICSQNDPDNIRAALAAHGVGDRFAAVVGHADVPFDCQKPHPAAFLACLDRLGIRSGRFAHIGDHAADVVFGRRAQAALEAQGRRASVFCVTAAWGGVVAPEETGADAVARTPAELAELLLRR is encoded by the coding sequence ATGCTGGACGCCATTTTGTGGGACTACGACGGCACCATCGCCGATACGCCGGTGAAGAACCTGGCGGTGACCAAGGCGGTGCTCTTCCGGCTGGACCCGGCCCTGCTGGACCCCGTGCCGCAGGCCCTGCGGAGCCTCGCCGCCTATCGGGAGGCCAACTACCGCTGGAACAACTGGCGGGAGCTGTACGTCCGGGCCTTCGGCGTCCCGCCGGAGCGGCTGGACGAGGCCGGGCGGCTGTGGGGCCCCTGCCAGCTGGCGGACGAGACCCTGCCGCCTCTCTTCGAAGGCCTGCCGGAGGCCCTGGCGCAGCTGGGGTCCGTGCCTATGGGCATCTGCTCCCAGAACGACCCGGACAACATCCGCGCCGCCCTGGCCGCCCACGGAGTGGGGGACCGGTTCGCCGCCGTGGTGGGCCACGCCGACGTACCCTTTGATTGCCAGAAGCCCCACCCCGCCGCCTTCCTGGCCTGCCTGGACCGCCTGGGCATCCGCTCCGGGCGCTTTGCCCACATCGGGGACCACGCCGCCGACGTGGTATTCGGCCGCCGCGCCCAGGCCGCGCTGGAGGCACAGGGGCGCCGGGCGTCCGTGTTCTGCGTCACCGCCGCCTGGGGCGGCGTCGTCGCCCCGGAGGAGACCGGCGCCGACGCCGTGGCCCGCACCCCGGCGGAGCTGGCGGAACTGCTCCTGCGCCGATAG
- the mutL gene encoding DNA mismatch repair endonuclease MutL: MPHIQQLDSHVADLIAAGEVVERPASVVKELVENAIDAGSSAVVVEIRRGGMALIRVTDNGCGIAPEELPTAFLRHATSKLRTEEDLGKIGTLGFRGEALAAISAVSRVDIVTCRPGAAEGASLHLEGGEPAAVEAAGAPQGTTIVVRDLFYNTPARLKFMRKDSAETAAVGGLMQHLALSHPDISFKFIKDGQEALHTPGDGKLDSAVYAALGRDFAHGLVPVEGRGGETAVSGFVTGPLQGRGSRSMQVFFVNGRFIKSQLLTAALEEGYRNQIMKGKFPGCVLSVTLPVTAVDVNVHPAKTQVKFAREREVFDAVYHTVLDALDSRGAANAPAARRETVPAAKPDFFQTMDARTFREQAARQAERPAAPARPAWNTEQRTSAPVADSGTGGVYRSAPQERKVPAAFQRTPIRPLGGALGQAPSSVTAERREAAPVQRRETVSAPAETKERAPETRTAAPEPSVRPFVPAIPEMAPQAPEQVPGQTALDAGEAPWRIAGEVLNTYIICEDGSGNVWLIDKHAAHERINFDRLMAAQEPPMRQTLLSPVAAELGREDGALLLENLPLLEQLGFSCEDFGGGAVLVREVPADIDPCDVSATLEELAECLRTGRSPDERRENLLHTMACKAAIKGGWKSDPAELRVLVEKVQSGAVRFCPHGRPVAVRLTKYELEKMFKRA; the protein is encoded by the coding sequence ATGCCTCACATTCAACAACTGGACAGCCATGTGGCTGACTTGATCGCCGCCGGCGAGGTGGTGGAGCGGCCGGCCAGCGTGGTGAAGGAGCTGGTGGAGAATGCCATCGACGCCGGCAGCTCCGCCGTGGTGGTGGAGATCCGCCGGGGCGGCATGGCCCTGATCCGGGTGACGGACAACGGCTGCGGCATCGCGCCGGAGGAGCTGCCCACGGCCTTTTTGCGCCACGCCACCTCCAAGCTGCGCACGGAGGAGGACCTGGGGAAGATCGGCACCCTGGGCTTCCGGGGCGAGGCCCTGGCCGCCATCTCCGCCGTGAGCCGGGTGGACATCGTCACCTGCCGCCCCGGGGCGGCGGAGGGTGCGTCGCTGCACCTGGAGGGCGGCGAGCCCGCCGCCGTGGAGGCCGCCGGCGCGCCCCAGGGCACCACCATCGTGGTCCGGGACCTCTTTTACAACACCCCGGCCCGGCTGAAGTTCATGCGCAAGGACAGCGCCGAGACGGCGGCGGTGGGGGGCCTCATGCAGCATCTGGCCCTGTCCCACCCGGACATCTCCTTCAAATTCATCAAGGACGGCCAGGAGGCCCTTCACACCCCCGGCGACGGGAAGCTGGACTCCGCCGTCTACGCGGCCCTGGGCCGGGACTTCGCCCACGGCCTGGTCCCCGTGGAGGGCCGGGGCGGGGAGACGGCTGTATCGGGTTTCGTCACCGGCCCCCTCCAGGGCCGGGGCTCCCGGTCCATGCAGGTGTTCTTCGTCAACGGCCGGTTCATCAAGTCCCAGCTGCTGACAGCGGCCCTGGAGGAGGGCTACCGAAACCAGATCATGAAGGGCAAATTCCCCGGCTGCGTATTGTCCGTGACGCTGCCGGTGACGGCGGTGGACGTCAACGTCCACCCGGCCAAGACCCAGGTGAAGTTCGCCCGGGAGCGGGAGGTGTTCGACGCCGTGTACCACACGGTGCTGGACGCCCTGGACAGCCGGGGCGCCGCCAACGCCCCCGCCGCCCGGCGGGAGACGGTGCCCGCGGCGAAACCGGATTTCTTCCAGACCATGGACGCCAGGACCTTCCGGGAGCAGGCGGCCAGGCAGGCGGAGCGTCCTGCGGCCCCTGCCCGGCCCGCCTGGAACACAGAGCAGCGGACGAGCGCCCCGGTGGCGGACAGCGGAACGGGCGGCGTTTACCGGAGTGCCCCCCAGGAGCGGAAAGTCCCCGCCGCGTTTCAGCGCACCCCCATCCGCCCCCTGGGCGGAGCCTTGGGCCAGGCGCCGTCCTCGGTGACGGCGGAGCGGCGGGAGGCGGCGCCGGTTCAGCGGCGGGAGACGGTCTCCGCTCCGGCGGAGACGAAAGAGCGGGCCCCGGAGACCCGGACGGCGGCACCGGAGCCCTCCGTGCGGCCCTTCGTGCCCGCCATCCCCGAGATGGCGCCCCAGGCGCCGGAGCAGGTTCCGGGCCAGACCGCCCTGGACGCCGGAGAGGCCCCCTGGCGCATCGCCGGGGAGGTGCTCAACACCTACATCATCTGCGAGGACGGGAGCGGAAACGTGTGGCTCATCGACAAGCACGCCGCCCACGAGCGCATCAACTTTGACCGCCTGATGGCGGCCCAGGAGCCCCCCATGCGGCAGACCCTGCTCTCCCCCGTGGCGGCGGAGCTGGGGAGGGAGGACGGCGCACTGCTGCTGGAGAACCTGCCTCTTCTGGAACAGCTGGGCTTTTCCTGCGAGGATTTCGGCGGCGGCGCCGTGCTGGTGCGGGAGGTGCCCGCGGACATAGACCCCTGCGACGTCTCCGCCACTCTGGAGGAGCTGGCGGAGTGCCTGCGCACCGGCCGCTCTCCCGACGAGCGCCGGGAGAATCTGCTCCACACCATGGCCTGCAAGGCGGCCATCAAGGGCGGCTGGAAGAGCGACCCGGCGGAGCTGCGGGTGCTGGTGGAGAAGGTGCAGAGCGGCGCCGTCCGCTTCTGCCCACACGGCCGCCCCGTTGCAGTGAGGTTGACGAAATACGAATTGGAGAAGATGTTCAAGAGAGCGTGA
- a CDS encoding CPBP family intramembrane metalloprotease, with protein MAKRGHSAYMSPGEQIAGTVFFVIYLLVLPFAAGPMFRLAAELLGTKIDPRFQNALYYYILFAVTLIIFHGFLGRTSRQLADNLVACKTLAAGLVALYGLNELVYRLTRLVSAAPTNLNDVSISAQIDDAPHMTLLIVVFLAPFVEETLFRGLVFGNLRGKSRTVAYLVSCLLFALLHVWQFAVVNRDLTYFLLMVQYLVPGLVLAWAYDHSGTLWTSIALHAAANALSAWVLLG; from the coding sequence ATGGCAAAACGAGGCCACAGCGCGTATATGTCCCCGGGGGAGCAGATCGCCGGCACCGTGTTTTTTGTGATCTATCTGCTGGTGCTGCCCTTTGCGGCGGGGCCCATGTTCCGCCTGGCGGCGGAGCTGCTGGGAACCAAGATCGACCCCAGGTTCCAGAACGCCCTATACTATTACATCCTCTTTGCCGTGACCCTCATCATCTTTCACGGCTTCCTGGGCCGGACCTCCCGGCAGCTGGCGGACAACCTCGTCGCCTGCAAGACTTTGGCGGCGGGCCTTGTGGCCCTGTACGGCCTCAACGAGCTGGTGTACCGGCTGACGAGGCTGGTATCCGCCGCTCCCACCAACCTCAACGACGTCTCCATCTCCGCCCAGATCGACGACGCGCCCCATATGACGCTGCTGATCGTGGTGTTTCTGGCGCCCTTTGTGGAGGAGACGCTGTTCCGGGGCCTGGTGTTCGGAAACCTGCGCGGCAAGAGCCGGACGGTGGCGTACCTGGTGTCCTGCCTGCTGTTCGCCCTGCTGCACGTGTGGCAGTTCGCGGTGGTGAACCGGGACCTGACGTACTTTTTGCTGATGGTCCAGTATCTGGTGCCGGGACTGGTGCTGGCCTGGGCTTACGATCACAGCGGCACCCTCTGGACCTCCATCGCCCTCCACGCCGCGGCCAACGCCCTGAGCGCCTGGGTGCTGCTGGGGTGA
- the miaB gene encoding tRNA (N6-isopentenyl adenosine(37)-C2)-methylthiotransferase MiaB, whose protein sequence is MERQNVLVHQEDLDRQRTFEEKIRAMFAAREAHPMACVDTFGCQQNVADGQKLMGMLAACGFTFTSDPAEADLVILNTCAVREHAEDRVFGNLGALTHTKKENPEQVIALCGCMAQEPRVSERVKKSYPHVNLVFGPHALWKFPELLWQVYEGRKRVFSVADEHGTIAEGIPVVREKGVKAWVSIMYGCNNFCSYCIVPYVRGRERSRDPQAVLAEVRELVEAGYRDITLLGQNVNSYGNDLDLDYHFPDLLADIDRIPGDYWIRFMSSHPKDATQRLFDVMAASRHVAHQLHLPFQSGNDRVLREMNRRYTRQQYLDLIHYAKSVMPDLVLTSDVIIGFPGETEAEAMDTVSLVEEVGFDALFTFIYSPRPGTKAAEMPDPATRAEKQQWFDRLLEVQNAMSASLHAAYVGRTVRVLVDGESDDGDYPLSSRTEGNRLVRLKGDKALIGQFLDVEITGSNTWALYGVPV, encoded by the coding sequence TTGGAACGGCAGAACGTACTGGTGCACCAGGAGGACCTGGACCGCCAGCGGACATTTGAAGAGAAGATCCGGGCGATGTTCGCCGCCCGGGAGGCCCACCCGATGGCCTGCGTGGATACCTTCGGCTGCCAGCAGAACGTGGCCGACGGCCAGAAGCTCATGGGCATGCTGGCCGCGTGCGGCTTCACCTTCACGTCGGACCCCGCCGAGGCGGACCTGGTGATCCTGAATACCTGCGCCGTTCGGGAGCACGCCGAGGACCGGGTGTTCGGCAACCTGGGCGCCCTGACCCACACGAAGAAGGAAAACCCCGAGCAGGTCATCGCCCTGTGCGGCTGCATGGCCCAGGAGCCCCGGGTCTCCGAGCGGGTGAAAAAGTCCTATCCCCATGTAAATCTGGTGTTCGGGCCCCACGCCCTGTGGAAGTTCCCGGAGCTTCTCTGGCAGGTCTATGAGGGCCGCAAGCGGGTCTTTTCCGTGGCGGACGAGCACGGCACCATCGCCGAGGGCATCCCCGTGGTGCGGGAGAAGGGCGTCAAGGCCTGGGTCTCCATCATGTACGGCTGCAACAACTTCTGCTCCTACTGCATCGTGCCCTACGTCCGGGGCCGGGAGCGGAGCCGGGACCCCCAGGCGGTGCTGGCGGAGGTCCGGGAGCTGGTGGAGGCCGGATACCGGGACATCACCCTCCTGGGCCAGAACGTCAACTCCTACGGAAACGATCTGGACCTGGACTATCACTTCCCGGACCTGCTGGCGGACATCGATCGGATCCCCGGGGACTACTGGATCCGCTTCATGTCCAGCCATCCCAAGGACGCGACGCAGCGCCTCTTTGACGTGATGGCGGCCAGCCGCCATGTGGCCCATCAGCTGCACCTGCCCTTCCAGTCCGGCAACGACCGGGTGCTCCGGGAGATGAACCGGCGCTACACCCGGCAGCAGTATCTGGACCTCATTCACTATGCCAAATCCGTCATGCCGGACCTGGTGCTGACCTCCGACGTCATCATCGGCTTCCCCGGCGAGACCGAGGCCGAGGCCATGGACACCGTCTCCCTGGTGGAGGAGGTGGGCTTCGACGCCCTCTTCACCTTCATCTACTCCCCCCGCCCCGGCACCAAGGCCGCCGAAATGCCGGACCCGGCCACCCGGGCGGAGAAGCAGCAGTGGTTCGACAGGCTCCTGGAGGTCCAGAACGCCATGTCGGCCTCTCTCCACGCCGCCTACGTGGGCAGGACCGTCCGCGTCCTGGTGGACGGGGAGAGCGACGATGGGGACTACCCCCTCTCCTCCCGGACCGAGGGCAACCGGCTGGTGCGCCTCAAGGGGGACAAGGCCCTGATCGGCCAGTTCCTGGACGTGGAGATCACCGGCAGCAACACCTGGGCGCTGTACGGCGTGCCGGTCTAA
- a CDS encoding helix-turn-helix transcriptional regulator encodes MKFHENLLRLRAEHKLTQQQVADGAGLSLRGYQNYERGLREPGLSALVGLADFYGLSVDALICHEPKPRG; translated from the coding sequence ATGAAATTTCATGAGAACCTTTTGCGGCTGCGGGCGGAGCACAAGCTGACCCAGCAGCAGGTGGCGGACGGCGCGGGGCTGAGCCTGCGGGGGTATCAGAATTACGAGCGGGGCCTGCGGGAGCCCGGCCTTTCGGCCCTGGTGGGCCTGGCGGACTTCTACGGCCTCAGCGTGGACGCCCTGATCTGCCACGAGCCGAAGCCCCGGGGCTGA